One Egicoccus halophilus genomic region harbors:
- a CDS encoding AGE family epimerase/isomerase encodes MTAPIGVSEVNRLEAETERLLAFGRRGRHPAGGFAWLQDDGTPDLDRDVELWITCRMTHVYALGHLLGVDGAAELVDHGIAALAGRLHDDEHGGWYAAVGADGPTTPTKGAYEHAFVVLAATSAVVAQRPGAEAVLDEALAVQERHFFHEGDGAVVDVYLDRGFADLEDYRGANANMHTVEAYLAAADVTGDEVWLQRADRIVHRFVHGAAGGHGWRLPEHFDPDWRPRLDYHHDQPAHPFRPFGATVGHGFEWARLALHLEAARHPEVSQAGAGTQLRSDAAAQFRRAVEDGWSVDGAPGFVYTTDFDGTPVVRNRLHWVVNEATNAAAALYLASGEAVYADWYRTWWTYAEDVFVDREAGSWRHELDPDNRPAASVWAGKPDLYHAVQATLIPRLPLAPSLATALAEGRLDTSGASART; translated from the coding sequence CAGGACGACGGCACGCCGGATCTCGATCGCGACGTCGAGCTGTGGATCACCTGCCGGATGACGCACGTCTACGCCCTCGGGCACCTGCTCGGCGTCGACGGCGCGGCCGAGCTGGTCGACCACGGGATCGCCGCCCTCGCCGGTCGACTGCACGACGACGAGCACGGCGGCTGGTACGCGGCCGTGGGCGCCGACGGTCCGACCACCCCGACCAAGGGCGCCTACGAGCACGCCTTCGTCGTGTTGGCCGCGACCTCGGCCGTCGTCGCGCAACGTCCCGGCGCCGAGGCCGTCCTCGACGAGGCACTGGCCGTGCAGGAGCGCCACTTCTTCCACGAGGGCGACGGCGCGGTCGTCGACGTCTACCTCGACCGGGGGTTCGCTGACCTCGAGGACTACCGCGGCGCCAACGCCAACATGCACACCGTCGAGGCCTACCTGGCGGCCGCGGACGTGACCGGCGACGAGGTCTGGCTCCAACGGGCCGACCGGATCGTGCACCGCTTCGTGCACGGCGCAGCCGGTGGCCACGGCTGGCGCCTGCCGGAGCACTTCGATCCCGACTGGCGGCCACGCCTCGACTACCACCACGACCAGCCGGCGCACCCGTTCCGCCCCTTCGGCGCCACGGTGGGGCACGGCTTCGAGTGGGCCCGCCTCGCGCTGCACCTCGAGGCCGCCCGGCATCCGGAGGTGTCGCAGGCGGGCGCGGGCACGCAGCTGCGCAGCGACGCGGCGGCGCAGTTCCGACGCGCCGTCGAGGACGGGTGGTCCGTGGACGGTGCGCCCGGGTTCGTCTACACGACCGACTTCGACGGGACGCCGGTCGTCCGCAACCGGCTGCACTGGGTGGTCAACGAGGCGACCAACGCGGCGGCGGCGCTGTACCTGGCCAGCGGTGAGGCGGTCTACGCCGACTGGTACCGCACCTGGTGGACGTACGCCGAGGACGTCTTCGTCGACCGGGAGGCCGGGTCGTGGCGGCACGAGCTCGACCCGGACAACCGTCCCGCGGCGAGCGTCTGGGCCGGCAAGCCGGACCTGTACCACGCGGTGCAGGCCACGCTGATCCCGCGACTGCCGCTGGCGCCCTCGCTCGCGACGGCGCTGGCCGAGGGGCGCCTGGACACCTCCGGGGCCTCGGCGCGGACCTGA
- a CDS encoding EAL domain-containing protein codes for MRAATTADPAAVPVPRALRGAVAATLRRWRESTGTDVEPDASSLADALADGLVSVGYQPVVELATGRPVAVEALVRLDDPPSPALADATGIVAVAERSGLVPALGAHVLVQACCQLAAWRRESALASLRLHVNVSPLQLGGGEVVDLVRRALAATALPADALVVEVTETAAFSPLDAGHQDLHTLAGLGVGIALDDFGTGFATLDLLASAPFTMLKLDHSFVAAVGTQAGPARGRALVVQAAIGLGTSLGLQVVAEGIERHEQVVRLREWGCELGQGFHYADAGDGETVRAFSRAAAERPLPPAPPRLSGPALDLATAAATVVVAGDPRPGSLRADALEAARVVGSALSLPQDRIDRVALLAPLIGTGDLLQVLRTVHAAPAWLELEAGLAHAPALDPGAHPGAVAAAVARLVVARRIDRALDDTLDDLLGDADRGERQRLVDRLSAWWHGGAVSAPPAPALAELAQRLRGRDDAAARLRGLVGVAQAIGTPGDLLDVLEVAADAARATLGAATVTVSRWERDAGQLRLLVNAGEIAAGIERRPAGAVHDLDDVPGTRRMLLERGVLLIATDDPSTSDRASALLRHWGRGSAIGVPIVVDGAVWGALLATTALAEAPFTAADVGYADAVAGFVGLAISRTDHLDHLARLAGEDAMTRLANRRRFEAHAGELLAASTDTTPVTVVMLDVNGLKEVNDVFGHAAGDELLITVGEVLSRVAIPHADALAARLGGDEFCLVLPGNAELALELVSRLLTMLADAPGQPRAAIGVATSTPEDRSLSALLARADTAQYRAKTSGVAVVLDDGRPAPTARRTEPFPARSVRPGRERPGRAVETSLARWSRGVDGAPDPREALSSLGEAVLSLVDGNRWTLSRALPGSSVLSTAARHLRRRRPLASFDPPQDDDEFRIEDYPVTAAAFDDGQGFAVEVDDPAADPDERAILDAEGFRWVVAVTQTDAAGTRWLLECYGDDESRPTAEVVPLVEALASRTLGHPVRCVR; via the coding sequence GTGAGAGCTGCGACGACGGCGGACCCGGCAGCCGTGCCGGTACCGCGCGCGTTGCGTGGCGCGGTCGCCGCGACGCTGCGACGCTGGCGCGAGAGCACCGGCACGGACGTCGAGCCCGACGCGTCGTCGTTGGCCGACGCGCTCGCCGACGGGCTGGTGTCGGTCGGCTACCAACCGGTGGTCGAGCTGGCCACGGGCCGACCGGTGGCGGTCGAGGCCCTGGTCCGCCTCGACGACCCACCGAGCCCGGCGCTGGCCGACGCCACCGGCATCGTCGCGGTGGCCGAGCGCAGCGGGCTCGTGCCCGCCCTCGGTGCCCACGTGCTCGTGCAGGCCTGCTGCCAACTGGCCGCCTGGCGACGGGAGTCCGCGCTCGCCTCCCTGCGCCTGCACGTCAACGTCTCGCCGCTGCAGCTCGGCGGCGGCGAGGTCGTCGACCTGGTGCGCCGCGCCCTGGCGGCCACCGCGCTGCCGGCCGACGCGCTGGTCGTCGAGGTGACCGAGACGGCGGCGTTCTCGCCGCTCGACGCCGGCCACCAGGACCTGCACACGCTGGCCGGACTCGGCGTGGGCATCGCGCTCGACGACTTCGGCACGGGCTTCGCCACGCTCGACCTGCTCGCGTCGGCACCGTTCACGATGCTGAAGCTCGACCACTCCTTCGTCGCGGCCGTGGGGACGCAGGCCGGCCCCGCCCGCGGACGGGCGCTGGTCGTGCAGGCGGCGATCGGACTCGGCACCTCGCTGGGCCTGCAGGTCGTCGCCGAGGGCATCGAACGCCACGAGCAGGTGGTCCGCCTGCGCGAGTGGGGCTGCGAGCTGGGGCAGGGTTTCCACTACGCCGACGCCGGCGACGGCGAGACCGTGCGCGCGTTCTCGCGCGCGGCCGCCGAGCGACCGCTCCCCCCGGCACCTCCCCGGTTGAGCGGCCCCGCACTCGATCTGGCCACGGCGGCGGCGACCGTGGTCGTGGCCGGGGACCCACGTCCCGGCTCCCTGCGCGCCGACGCGCTCGAGGCGGCCCGGGTGGTGGGCTCGGCACTGTCGTTGCCGCAGGACCGGATCGACCGCGTGGCCCTGCTCGCACCCCTGATCGGTACTGGTGACCTGCTCCAGGTGTTGCGGACGGTGCACGCCGCGCCGGCGTGGCTGGAACTCGAGGCCGGGCTGGCACACGCCCCGGCGCTGGATCCCGGCGCCCACCCGGGAGCCGTTGCCGCCGCCGTCGCACGCCTGGTCGTCGCCCGCCGGATCGACCGCGCCCTCGACGACACGCTCGACGACCTGCTCGGCGACGCGGATCGCGGCGAACGGCAGCGCCTGGTGGACCGGCTCTCCGCCTGGTGGCACGGCGGCGCCGTCTCGGCACCTCCCGCCCCGGCGCTGGCCGAGCTCGCGCAACGCCTGCGCGGGCGCGACGACGCGGCGGCACGCCTGCGCGGCCTGGTCGGCGTCGCCCAGGCCATCGGCACCCCCGGCGACCTGCTCGACGTCCTCGAAGTGGCCGCGGACGCGGCCCGCGCGACGCTGGGGGCCGCGACGGTCACGGTCTCGCGCTGGGAGCGCGACGCCGGTCAGCTCCGCCTGCTGGTCAACGCCGGCGAGATCGCGGCCGGCATCGAGCGTCGCCCCGCCGGTGCCGTCCACGACCTCGACGACGTCCCGGGAACCCGTCGGATGTTGTTGGAGCGCGGCGTGCTGCTGATCGCGACCGACGACCCCAGCACCAGTGACCGGGCGAGCGCCCTGCTGCGGCACTGGGGACGCGGTTCCGCCATCGGGGTGCCCATCGTCGTCGACGGCGCGGTGTGGGGCGCACTGCTGGCCACCACCGCGCTCGCCGAGGCGCCCTTCACCGCCGCCGACGTCGGCTATGCCGATGCGGTCGCCGGTTTCGTCGGCCTGGCGATCAGCCGGACCGACCACCTCGACCACCTCGCCCGGCTCGCCGGCGAGGACGCCATGACCCGGCTCGCCAACCGGCGCCGGTTCGAGGCCCACGCCGGCGAGCTGTTGGCGGCGAGCACGGACACCACCCCGGTCACGGTCGTCATGCTGGACGTCAACGGCCTCAAGGAGGTCAACGACGTCTTCGGTCACGCGGCCGGCGACGAACTGCTCATCACCGTCGGTGAGGTCCTCAGCCGGGTGGCGATCCCCCATGCGGACGCGCTGGCGGCGCGACTCGGCGGGGACGAGTTCTGCCTGGTGCTCCCCGGGAACGCCGAGCTCGCGCTCGAACTCGTGTCGCGCCTGCTGACCATGCTCGCCGACGCCCCGGGTCAGCCGCGCGCCGCGATCGGCGTGGCCACCTCCACGCCCGAGGACCGGTCGCTGAGCGCGCTGCTCGCCCGCGCCGACACCGCGCAGTACCGCGCGAAGACGTCCGGGGTGGCGGTCGTGCTCGACGACGGGCGCCCCGCGCCGACGGCCCGCCGGACCGAACCGTTCCCCGCCCGCTCCGTACGGCCCGGCCGGGAGCGGCCCGGCCGGGCCGTCGAGACCTCGCTCGCCCGCTGGAGTCGTGGCGTCGACGGTGCACCCGACCCCCGCGAGGCCCTGAGCAGTCTCGGTGAGGCCGTGCTGAGCCTGGTCGACGGCAACCGCTGGACGTTGAGCCGGGCGCTGCCCGGCAGCTCGGTGCTCTCGACGGCCGCCCGTCACCTGCGCCGTCGTCGTCCGCTCGCCTCGTTCGACCCGCCCCAGGACGACGACGAGTTCCGCATCGAGGACTATCCGGTGACGGCCGCGGCGTTCGACGACGGGCAGGGCTTCGCCGTCGAGGTCGACGACCCCGCCGCGGACCCCGACGAACGCGCCATCCTCGATGCCGAGGGGTTCCGGTGGGTCGTCGCCGTGACCCAGACGGATGCCGCCGGCACCCGCTGGCTGCTGGAGTGCTACGGCGACGACGAGAGCCGGCCGACCGCGGAGGTCGTTCCCCTGGTCGAGGCGCTGGCATCCCGTACGCTGGGACATCCGGTCCGGTGCGTCCGATGA
- the kaiC gene encoding circadian clock protein KaiC, translating into MPITPVQKVPTGIPGFDTMAHGGLPVGRTTIVAGSAGSAKTLFASQFLAGGILEHDETGVFVTFEETPVDLRRNLVSLGWDVQAWEEAGRWRFVDASPDPANDLALDGSWDFDALMIRIERAVEAVGAKRVVVDSLGAVFSEFSDSGRVRRELRRLARGLRELDVTAVMTVERTSEYGDISRWNVEEFVAEDVVILRNILEDEAARRTMQILKFRGTTHRKGEFPFAVINDRGIVALPLADAALTTLQSRSERIRSGNDELDRMCGGGPFRDSISLVSGATGTGKTLTVTEFLAGGARNQERCLLFAFEESRAQLVRNALGWGVDYEQMERDGLLRIVAAYPETASLEEHLVKVTDEVRTFAPRRFALDSLSALERASTLRGFRHFVIGITSMLKEQEVTGMYTATTPSLMGGESVTESHISTLTDAIVLLRYVEVQGEVKRAISVLKMRGSVHDRDIRQITIDGSGMRIGEPFRNISGVLSGAPRQLGPDEFETVGSGG; encoded by the coding sequence ATGCCGATCACGCCGGTACAGAAGGTGCCGACGGGGATCCCGGGCTTCGACACGATGGCGCACGGGGGGCTGCCGGTCGGTCGGACGACGATCGTGGCCGGCTCCGCCGGCTCGGCCAAGACGCTGTTCGCCTCGCAGTTCCTCGCCGGCGGCATCCTCGAGCACGACGAAACGGGCGTCTTCGTCACGTTCGAGGAGACACCCGTCGACCTGCGCCGCAACCTCGTCTCGCTCGGTTGGGACGTCCAGGCCTGGGAAGAGGCCGGGCGCTGGCGCTTCGTCGACGCCTCGCCGGATCCGGCCAACGACCTGGCCCTGGACGGCTCGTGGGACTTCGACGCACTGATGATCCGCATCGAGCGGGCGGTCGAGGCGGTCGGGGCCAAGCGGGTGGTGGTGGACTCGCTGGGTGCGGTCTTCAGCGAGTTCTCCGACAGCGGGCGGGTGCGTCGGGAGCTGCGCCGCCTGGCCCGGGGCCTGCGTGAGCTCGACGTGACCGCGGTCATGACGGTCGAGCGCACCAGCGAGTACGGCGACATCAGTCGCTGGAACGTCGAGGAGTTCGTGGCCGAGGACGTGGTGATCCTGCGCAACATCCTCGAGGACGAGGCGGCGCGCCGGACCATGCAGATCCTCAAGTTCCGCGGGACGACCCACCGCAAGGGCGAGTTCCCGTTCGCGGTCATCAACGACCGCGGCATCGTCGCGTTGCCGCTGGCGGACGCGGCCCTGACCACCCTGCAGTCGCGCTCGGAGCGGATCCGCTCCGGAAACGACGAGCTGGACCGGATGTGTGGTGGTGGACCGTTCCGCGACTCGATCAGCCTGGTCTCGGGAGCGACGGGCACGGGCAAGACGCTGACGGTCACCGAGTTCCTCGCGGGTGGGGCGCGCAACCAGGAACGGTGCCTGCTGTTCGCCTTCGAGGAGAGTCGGGCACAGCTGGTCCGCAACGCGCTGGGGTGGGGGGTGGACTACGAGCAGATGGAACGCGACGGGCTGTTGCGCATCGTCGCGGCCTATCCGGAGACCGCGTCCCTCGAGGAGCACCTGGTCAAGGTCACCGACGAGGTGCGGACCTTCGCCCCACGCCGCTTCGCGTTGGACTCGCTGTCGGCGCTGGAGCGCGCCTCGACCCTGCGCGGCTTCCGGCACTTCGTCATCGGGATCACGTCCATGCTCAAGGAGCAGGAGGTGACCGGGATGTACACGGCCACGACCCCGAGCCTCATGGGCGGGGAGTCGGTGACGGAGTCGCACATCTCGACCCTGACCGACGCCATCGTCCTGCTGCGCTACGTCGAGGTGCAGGGCGAGGTCAAGCGGGCCATCTCCGTGCTCAAGATGCGCGGGTCGGTCCACGACCGCGACATCCGACAGATCACGATCGACGGGTCCGGTATGCGCATCGGCGAGCCGTTCCGCAACATCTCGGGGGTCCTCTCCGGCGCGCCACGGCAGCTGGGTCCCGACGAGTTCGAGACCGTCGGTAGCGGCGGATAG
- a CDS encoding S-(hydroxymethyl)mycothiol dehydrogenase: protein MAHAVRAVVAKAKNEPVTVETILVPDPGPGEALVQVQTCGVCHTDLHYREGGINDEFPFLLGHEAAGVVEAVGDGVEDLEPGDFVVLNWRAVCGTCRACKRGELQYCFATYNAAQPMTLEDGTPLSPALGIGAFAEKTLVHAGQCTKVDPEADPAAVGLLGCGVMAGIGAAINTGGITRGQSIAVIGCGGVGDAAIAGAQLAGASTIIAVDVDDKKLEWAEGFGATHTVNAREVDVVEAVQELTGGHGADVVVDAVGRPETFRQAFYARDLAGTVVLVGVPTPDMTFELPLIDVFSRGGAVKSSWYGDCLPSRDFPMLVDLYRQGRLDLDAFVTERITLDDVESAFEKMHHGEVLRSVVVL, encoded by the coding sequence GTGGCACACGCGGTCAGAGCGGTCGTGGCGAAGGCGAAGAACGAGCCGGTGACGGTGGAGACCATCCTGGTGCCGGACCCGGGACCCGGCGAGGCGCTGGTGCAGGTGCAGACCTGCGGCGTGTGCCACACCGACCTGCACTACCGCGAGGGCGGGATCAACGACGAGTTCCCGTTCCTGCTCGGTCACGAGGCCGCCGGTGTCGTCGAGGCCGTCGGGGACGGTGTGGAGGACCTCGAACCGGGCGACTTCGTGGTCCTCAACTGGCGGGCGGTGTGCGGGACCTGTCGGGCCTGCAAGCGCGGTGAGCTGCAGTACTGCTTCGCCACGTACAACGCGGCCCAACCGATGACCCTGGAGGACGGGACGCCGCTCTCGCCGGCGCTGGGCATCGGCGCGTTCGCCGAGAAGACGCTGGTGCACGCCGGGCAGTGCACCAAGGTCGACCCGGAGGCCGACCCGGCCGCGGTCGGCCTGCTCGGCTGCGGCGTCATGGCCGGCATCGGTGCGGCGATCAACACCGGCGGCATCACGCGCGGCCAGTCGATCGCGGTGATCGGCTGCGGTGGCGTCGGCGACGCCGCCATCGCCGGCGCGCAGCTCGCCGGCGCGTCGACGATCATCGCCGTCGACGTCGACGACAAGAAGCTCGAGTGGGCCGAGGGCTTCGGTGCGACCCACACCGTCAACGCCCGCGAGGTCGACGTCGTCGAGGCCGTGCAGGAGCTCACCGGCGGCCACGGTGCCGACGTCGTCGTCGACGCGGTCGGCCGCCCGGAGACGTTCCGGCAGGCCTTCTACGCGCGTGACCTGGCGGGCACGGTCGTCCTCGTCGGCGTGCCCACGCCCGACATGACGTTCGAACTGCCGCTGATCGACGTCTTCTCCCGTGGGGGAGCGGTCAAGTCGTCCTGGTACGGCGACTGCCTGCCCTCACGCGACTTCCCGATGCTGGTCGACCTCTACCGGCAGGGCCGGCTCGACCTCGACGCGTTCGTGACCGAACGGATCACCCTCGACGACGTCGAGTCGGCCTTCGAGAAGATGCACCACGGCGAGGTGCTGCGCTCGGTGGTGGTCCTGTGA
- a CDS encoding MBL fold metallo-hydrolase: protein MTARIEHLVTSGTFSLDGGTWDVDNNVWIVGDDQEVVVLDAPHDAAAIAAAVGDRRVVAIACTHAHDDHVRVAPELGALVDAPVLLHPDDRVVWDLTHPDRAPDGELADGQLLEVAGISLEVLHTPGHAPGAVCFHAPALGAVFSGDTLFEGGPGATGRSYSDHDTIVASIRDRLLTLPGDTVVHTGHGPTTTIDAERANVPGA, encoded by the coding sequence GTGACGGCGCGTATCGAGCACCTGGTCACGTCGGGCACCTTCAGCCTCGACGGCGGCACCTGGGACGTCGACAACAACGTCTGGATCGTCGGTGACGACCAGGAGGTCGTCGTCCTCGACGCCCCGCACGACGCCGCTGCCATCGCCGCCGCCGTCGGCGACCGTCGAGTGGTCGCGATCGCCTGCACCCATGCCCACGACGACCACGTCCGCGTGGCGCCGGAGCTCGGGGCGTTGGTCGACGCCCCGGTGCTGCTGCACCCCGACGACCGGGTCGTGTGGGACCTGACCCACCCCGATCGGGCTCCCGACGGCGAACTCGCCGACGGACAGTTGCTCGAGGTGGCGGGGATCAGCCTCGAGGTGCTGCACACCCCGGGGCACGCGCCCGGGGCGGTGTGCTTCCACGCGCCGGCGCTCGGGGCGGTGTTCTCCGGCGACACGTTGTTCGAGGGGGGCCCCGGCGCGACCGGCCGGTCGTACTCGGACCACGACACCATCGTCGCCTCGATCCGCGACCGACTGCTGACGCTGCCGGGAGACACGGTCGTGCACACCGGGCACGGGCCGACCACGACCATCGACGCCGAGCGGGCGAACGTGCCGGGGGCCTGA